One part of the Cyclobacteriaceae bacterium genome encodes these proteins:
- a CDS encoding PrsW family intramembrane metalloprotease gives MNFFILLALALAPGIAIGVYIYLKDKHEPEPLGLLLTSFIYGGASTIVTLSISWPLDFIVTLSETDVAHQFANAFFKVALVEEFSKFIFIRFILYNNKNFNEPFDGIVYAIMVGMGFATLENILYVFQYGVATGIVRMFTAVPAHATFAILMGYFLGKAKFTHRKEIWYSVLALGVATLFHGAYDYFLFISFIPGIWLGALASLIVAIILSRKAIRLHQQSSPFINNPPPSDKQV, from the coding sequence ATGAATTTCTTTATCCTTCTTGCGCTCGCTCTTGCTCCCGGTATTGCTATTGGTGTTTACATTTACCTCAAAGACAAACACGAACCCGAACCGCTCGGGTTGTTGTTAACCAGTTTTATTTATGGTGGGGCCAGCACCATTGTAACGCTTTCCATTAGCTGGCCGCTGGATTTTATTGTTACCCTTTCGGAAACCGATGTTGCCCATCAATTTGCCAATGCCTTTTTTAAAGTTGCCCTTGTAGAAGAGTTCAGCAAATTCATTTTTATTCGTTTCATTCTGTACAACAACAAAAACTTTAACGAGCCCTTTGATGGAATTGTGTACGCCATTATGGTGGGAATGGGTTTCGCTACATTAGAAAACATTCTTTATGTTTTCCAATACGGTGTGGCCACTGGCATTGTACGTATGTTCACGGCCGTTCCTGCCCATGCCACCTTCGCCATTCTAATGGGCTATTTTTTAGGAAAAGCAAAGTTCACCCATCGTAAAGAAATCTGGTATAGCGTTTTAGCATTAGGTGTAGCTACGCTTTTTCATGGGGCATATGATTACTTCTTATTCATTTCATTCATTCCTGGAATATGGTTAGGTGCGCTGGCCTCGCTAATCGTGGCAATAATTCTGTCGCGCAAAGCCATCCGGTTACACCAACAGTCATCGCCATTTATTAATAACCCGCCTCCTTCCGATAAACAAGTATAG
- a CDS encoding DUF1211 domain-containing protein, with product METLSDAVFAIAIGLLLISTTPPVSYYQLKQFTKDIIPFALCIALISIIWYEHFTFFIRYGFRNAYIVFLNTVLLFIVLFYVYPLKFLVRLLVMLFTNFIHIMQHGNSNEIWQPFLFTMEDGTVSELMAIYGIGAMSIFLVLMLMYRYALKKAPELELNELEKFDTRMSIQTNLLMASIPALSVVLALSFGETRLGNNLSGFVYFLYMPVMFMHGSRVARQRKKLLENQGA from the coding sequence ATAGAAACGCTCAGTGATGCTGTTTTTGCCATTGCCATTGGTTTGTTATTAATCTCAACGACTCCACCCGTATCGTATTATCAACTTAAGCAATTCACCAAAGACATCATTCCCTTTGCTTTATGTATTGCATTAATTTCGATTATCTGGTATGAGCATTTTACTTTCTTTATCCGCTACGGCTTTCGCAATGCCTATATTGTGTTTTTGAACACGGTTCTGCTCTTTATTGTATTGTTCTATGTTTATCCCTTAAAATTTCTTGTTCGGCTCTTAGTAATGCTGTTCACGAATTTTATTCACATCATGCAGCATGGAAACAGTAATGAGATTTGGCAGCCATTCCTTTTTACAATGGAGGATGGTACGGTTTCAGAGCTAATGGCCATCTATGGAATCGGAGCAATGTCCATCTTTCTGGTGCTCATGCTTATGTATCGTTATGCACTTAAAAAGGCACCTGAGCTTGAACTCAACGAGCTTGAAAAATTTGACACCCGCATGAGTATTCAAACCAACCTGCTGATGGCGAGTATCCCTGCGCTATCCGTAGTGCTGGCTCTTTCTTTTGGCGAAACACGTTTGGGTAATAATCTGTCAGGCTTTGTCTATTTTCTGTACATGCCGGTCATGTTCATGCATGGCAGTAGGGTTGCCCGGCAAAGAAAAAAGCTCCTCGAAAACCAAGGAGCTTAA